In Lepeophtheirus salmonis chromosome Z, UVic_Lsal_1.4, whole genome shotgun sequence, the genomic window TCTTTCCCTACAACCTTGAAGCCTTTTACATATAGTtttgaatcaaatcaaaaatggcACATGAATCAACGggtttactattattataaatatttgtcaacgaaaattattatagaatgcTCATCTTCTTTTAGAGATCCTACTCCACAGGTACTTATCGATTAAATTGTTTGATTACCATACCACTCAAATAGTGATTTGTCGTTTGCCGGCTCTTTGAAGTGAGCGACGGGAGCTGTCTCCCAACCAATCAAGAGCCAGCTCCTTTcgaaaagctttttttttctctccctcGCAATATGgaggataaaaagaaaataagaaattattaataaaatgaatcaaggaaggaaaagaagcaaaatttgggatcattttaatgatattaatgACTCCAAAGCAGAGTGCATTGTCTGCAAATCCAAACTTTCATATAAAGGCGGTGCAATCAACAACCTCCACAGACACCTGAGAAATGTCCACCCAACAGTTCCACTTGAGAAGATACCGGTTGAACCTGGTATTAATGAAGGTGCGAGTGTGTCATTTGTAACTGTTGCTCCTGTTGCTGCTGCCGCAGTGTCAATATCACCATTCATCAGCACACCAACTCAGCGGCCTAAACGATCTACCCGGAGCTCAATGGAACAGTTTTTAGATAAGACTTCGACCTCtgcaaaacagaaaaaaattgacgAAGAGCTTGTGAAAATGATTGCAACAGACTTTCAGCCATTTTCAATTGTGGATGATAAGGGTTTTAGAAAGTTTATACATGTACTCaatcaattatatgtatttccaAGCAGTAAAACCCTCTCTGAAAAAATGATCCCGGACCTGTATCACCGAGAACGTGCCTCCGTACAAGAGAGGGTTAATAAAGCCACATCAGTTTGTCTAACGACTGACAGCTGGACATCCCAAGCCAACACATCCTTCATGTCAGTTACATGCCATTTTATTGAAAACTACAAGAGGGCATCCTGTCTTCTGGATTGTTTTGAGTTCAGTAACAGATATACATATGTGAACTTGGCCGAGGAGCTCCTACGAGTTGCAAAAGAATGGAATGTGGAAAATAAAGTGGTTGCTTGCGTTACCGACAATATAGCAAACCTAGCCAAAGCAGTTAGATTCCTGAAATGGATCCACCACCCATGTTTTGCAAACACAATTAACCTGATTGTAAGAGATGCTCTGAAGGTGATTAAGCCTGTTGTGGATAAAGTCAGGGTAATAGTGGAATTTTTCCGCAGGAGCACAGCTGCCACAAACATGCTTAAATCAATACAACAACAGATGGGTATGCCTGACCTGAATCTCAAACAAGATTGTGCCACAACTTGGAATTCCACCTTTTATATGCTAAAACGGATTCTGGAGTCAAAGGACGCAGTCATGTCTACCCTATGTGTTATCAATGCCCCGATTGCTCCTCTGAG contains:
- the LOC121130447 gene encoding zinc finger BED domain-containing protein 4-like; translated protein: MYNRFRQVTTCLQECIVCKSKLSYKGGAINNLHRHLRNVHPTVPLEKIPVEPGINEGASVSFVTVAPVAAAAVSISPFISTPTQRPKRSTRSSMEQFLDKTSTSAKQKKIDEELVKMIATDFQPFSIVDDKGFRKFIHVLNQLYVFPSSKTLSEKMIPDLYHRERASVQERVNKATSVCLTTDSWTSQANTSFMSVTCHFIENYKRASCLLDCFEFSNRYTYVNLAEELLRVAKEWNVENKVVACVTDNIANLAKAVRFLKWIHHPCFANTINLIVRDALKVIKPVVDKVRVIVEFFRRSTAATNMLKSIQQQMGMPDLNLKQDCATTWNSTFYMLKRILESKDAVMSTLCVINAPIAPLSQEKWEVVRETCTVLEPFEQVTLEISTKSYVTASKMLILCRGLQRVTVENQTSILTANVKELVNTLCAMMNKMFHRLEYNIVLSETTILDPRFKKLAFNDTTAFDETVQRITSRAARFSHPSPMSEGQEGTEEKQERRQESDVWRLFEERLTGDSTRRNPLSDSIMEVRSYLEEPLFQRSADPLNWWESRASVYPRLTYLMKLRLCIVATSIPSERIFSKPGQIITDRRSQIRPSIVKQLVFLNANLQ